A single Aythya fuligula isolate bAytFul2 chromosome 21, bAytFul2.pri, whole genome shotgun sequence DNA region contains:
- the ENO1 gene encoding alpha-enolase: MSILKIHAREIFDSRGNPTVEVDLYTNKGLFRAAVPSGASTGIYEALELRDNDKTRYMGKGVSKAVEHVNKTIAPALISKNVNVVEQEKIDKLMLEMDGSENKSKFGANAILGVSLAVCKAGAAEKGVPLYRHIADLAGNPEVILPVPAFNVINGGSHAGNKLAMQEFMILPVGADSFKEAMRIGAEVYHNLKNVIKEKYGKDATNVGDEGGFAPNILENKEALELLKTAIGKAGYSDKVVIGMDVAASEFYRDGKYDLDFKSPDDPSRYISPDQLADLYKGFVKNYPVVSIEDPFDQDDWAAWKKFTGSVGIQVVGDDLTVTNPKRITKAVEEKSCNCLLLKVNQIGSVTESLQACKLAQSNGWGVMVSHRSGETEDTFIADLVVGLCTGQIKTGAPCRSERLAKYNQLLRIEEELGSKARFAGRNFRNPRIN; the protein is encoded by the exons ATGTCCATTCTCAAGATCCATGCCCGTGAAATCTTTGATTCCCGTGGGAATCCCACTGTTGAGGTAGACCTCTACACCAACAAGG GTCTGTTCAGAGCTGCTGTTCCCAGCGGTGCCTCAACTGGAATTTATGAAGCTCTGGAACTTCGTGACAATGACAAGACACGCTACATGGGGAAAG GTGTCTCAAAAGCTGTTGAGCACGTCAATAAAACAATTGCACCCGCACTGATTAGCAAG AATGTCAATGTAGTGGAGCAAGAGAAGATTGACAAACTGATGCTGGAAATGGATGGATCAGAGAACAAAT CTAAATTTGGTGCCAACGCCATCTTGGGTGTATCTCTGGCTGTATGCaaagctggtgctgctgagaaGGGTGTCCCCTTGTACCGTCACATTGCTGATCTTGCTGGAAACCCAGAAGTCATCCTGCCTGTTCCC GCTTTCAACGTGATCAACGGTGGCTCTCATGCTGGCAATAAGCTGGCTATGCAGGAGTTCATGATCCTCCCCGTGGGTGCTGACAGTTTCAAGGAGGCGATGCGCATTGGTGCAGAGGTCTATCACAATCTAAAGAATGTCATCAAGGAGAAGTATGGGAAGGATGCAACCAACGTGGGTGATGAGGGTGGCTTCGCCCCCAACATCCTTGAGAACAAAGAAG ccctggagctgctgaagACTGCCATCGGTAAGGCTGGCTACTCTGACAAGGTTGTCATTGGCATGGATGTGGCTGCCTCAGAGTTCTACCGCGATGGAAAGTATGACCTGGACTTCAAATCCCCCGATGATCCCAGCAGATACATTTCTCCTGACCAGCTGGCTGACCTGTACAAGGGCTTTGTGAAGAACTACCCAG TGGTGTCCATCGAGGACCCATTTGACCAGGATGACTGGGCTGCCTGGAAGAAGTTTACTGGCAGCGTTGGCATCCAAGTGGTTGGTGATGATCTGACTGTGACCAACCCGAAGCGTATTACCAAGGCTGTGGAGGAGAAATCCTGCAACTGCCTCCTCCTCAAGGTCAACCAGATTGGATCTGTGACAGAGTCCCTACAAGC ctgcaagCTTGCCCAGTCCAACGGCTGGGGCGTGATGGTGAGTCACCGCTCCGGAGAAACAGAAGATACCTTCATTGCTGACCTCGTGGTCGGGCTCTGCACTGGTCAG ATCAAAACTGGTGCCCCCTGCCGATCTGAGCGCCTAGCCAAGTACAACCAGCTGCTGAG GATTGAAGAGGAGCTTGGCAGCAAGGCCCGCTTTGCTGGAAGAAACTTCAGGAACCCCCGTATCAACTAA
- the UTS2 gene encoding urotensin-2: MHKLVFCCLIIISFSCPLFSLPTINTSEMSHQLSADEDSRLNLERLGSTSLLQFLQDLLSTLTEDNKADLSSNSYNTRENVKEIFYGNHPRIALLGRLLTKDRKQYKKRGNLSECFWKYCV; this comes from the exons ATGCACAAGCTGGTATTCTGCTGTCTCATCATCATCAGCTTCTCCtgtcctctcttttctcttcccaccATCAACACCAGTGAGATGTCTCATCAACTCTCAG CAGATGAAGATTCAAGATTAAACCTGGAGCGGCTGGGCAGCACTTCTCTGCTTCAGTTTCTGCAGGATCTCTTGAGTACACTGACTGAAGACAATAAAGCAG ATCTTAGCTCCAACAGCTATAACACAAGGGAAAATGTAAAAGAG ATTTTCTACGGAAATCACCCACGAATTGCTTTGCTGGGCCGCCTGTTGACCAAGGACAGGAAACAGTACAAGAAACGTGGGAACCTTTCTGAATGCTTCTGGAAATATTGTGtgtaa